One genomic segment of Nitrososphaera sp. includes these proteins:
- a CDS encoding DUF2080 family transposase-associated protein — MSKSYIYVIYMLSTSYEGELKLKDQLTSRMPRRMELPPVKEITTTVSKSGTGAHVFVPKEWLDKKVKVTLIEDE; from the coding sequence ATGAGCAAATCTTATATCTATGTCATATACATGCTATCTACATCTTATGAAGGCGAGCTTAAATTGAAGGACCAGCTCACGAGCCGTATGCCCCGAAGGATGGAGTTACCGCCGGTTAAAGAAATCACTACCACGGTTAGTAAGAGCGGTACTGGAGCTCATGTCTTTGTTCCAAAAGAATGGCTTGACAAGAAGGTCAAAGTAACTCTAATTGAAGACGAGTAG
- a CDS encoding UBP-type zinc finger domain-containing protein codes for MSLVYEILENKPARWERINSWKRAQTTRTCRDCGAVFQGRGSAKIAEKHEKDANHRVVKRELQNSTSGYKEDCKV; via the coding sequence ATGAGCCTCGTTTACGAAATCCTTGAAAACAAGCCTGCAAGGTGGGAGCGAATCAATTCATGGAAGCGCGCCCAGACCACGAGGACTTGCCGGGACTGCGGAGCTGTCTTTCAAGGCAGAGGGAGTGCCAAGATAGCAGAGAAACATGAAAAAGATGCTAATCATAGAGTCGTAAAGAGAGAACTGCAAAACTCTACATCTGGATATAAGGAGGACTGCAAAGTTTGA
- a CDS encoding site-specific integrase — protein sequence MSRQDVQIAANSPISDIRLERAKRGMPMAEQRQLSEGFSPENRTLVVDALLHFEDYDNIKPGTKTVYVNNLLYLCRHLNNKLLSEVNREEILAYLQTLRKSSTEDPDQKWINTHNNRVVIYQKFFKWLYYPEFASRERPMPDVVRDLPLLRRKEKTHVKAKDLWTPEEDAVFVKYCQDKRMQLYHIMSIETSGRPHEILAIRIEDVQIKNTGNKVYAEVEIGRGGKTKSRTVPLIDSLPYYKAWLREHPEPSNQKAFVFRTLDFKGKYQNRPIKTPTLRSIYRNLRNEIFPQLLERQDVPADDKRVIQDMLKRRWNPYTRRHTSITKLAHMLNEHELRQHSGWTKTSQMVEIYTHDLGGESSRAILQARGFIPKPGEADNRLAPVVCPNCKYENKPDAPFCEGCNHVLSYKAYVQQAQLTSDERSRLQKLEEDKDMIERQLAKVLTVISLSAKGIKVSDEEIAAWDRQYSAKTR from the coding sequence ATGAGCAGGCAGGACGTGCAGATTGCAGCAAACAGCCCGATTTCAGACATTCGACTTGAGAGGGCGAAGAGAGGGATGCCTATGGCCGAGCAGAGGCAGCTATCTGAGGGTTTTAGCCCAGAAAACCGAACGCTTGTTGTCGATGCACTCCTGCATTTTGAAGACTATGACAACATCAAGCCAGGAACAAAGACTGTCTATGTAAACAACCTGCTCTATCTCTGCAGACACCTGAACAACAAGCTTTTGTCAGAGGTTAATCGTGAGGAAATCCTGGCCTATCTGCAGACGTTAAGGAAGAGCTCCACGGAAGACCCGGACCAAAAATGGATTAACACACATAATAACAGGGTGGTGATCTATCAGAAATTCTTCAAGTGGCTGTACTATCCGGAGTTTGCATCAAGAGAAAGACCAATGCCTGACGTTGTGCGTGACTTGCCGCTTTTAAGGCGGAAGGAAAAAACGCATGTCAAGGCAAAAGACCTCTGGACACCTGAAGAGGACGCCGTTTTTGTCAAGTATTGCCAGGACAAACGCATGCAGCTTTACCATATCATGTCAATTGAGACAAGCGGAAGGCCCCACGAGATTCTGGCTATACGAATCGAAGACGTGCAGATAAAGAACACCGGAAACAAGGTTTACGCCGAAGTGGAGATTGGCAGAGGAGGCAAGACAAAGAGCAGGACCGTCCCCTTGATTGATTCTCTGCCATATTACAAGGCATGGCTAAGAGAGCATCCAGAGCCAAGCAATCAAAAGGCGTTCGTCTTCCGCACTCTTGACTTCAAGGGCAAGTATCAGAACAGGCCAATCAAAACGCCCACACTGAGGTCCATTTACCGTAACCTTCGAAACGAGATTTTCCCGCAGCTGCTTGAACGTCAAGACGTACCCGCAGATGACAAGCGAGTTATTCAGGACATGCTCAAGAGGCGATGGAATCCTTACACGCGCCGCCATACTTCGATTACAAAGCTCGCACACATGCTTAACGAGCATGAGTTGCGGCAGCATTCAGGCTGGACCAAGACTAGCCAGATGGTGGAAATCTACACTCATGACCTGGGCGGCGAGAGCTCCAGAGCGATATTGCAGGCCAGGGGCTTCATTCCAAAACCCGGCGAGGCTGACAATAGGCTAGCTCCGGTAGTCTGCCCGAACTGTAAATATGAAAACAAGCCCGACGCGCCTTTTTGCGAAGGCTGCAACCACGTTCTGAGCTACAAGGCATATGTCCAGCAGGCACAACTCACAAGCGACGAGCGCAGCCGCTTACAGAAACTAGAGGAAGACAAGGATATGATTGAGAGACAGCTTGCGAAGGTACTTACAGTTATCAGCCTTTCAGCAAAGGGAATTAAGGTGAGCGATGAGGAAATCGCAGCCTGGGACCGTCAATACAGCGCGAAAACTAGATGA
- a CDS encoding VOC family protein, translating into MSFSKVGAVILLVSDMERSVKFYRDTLGLPLKNKSKDWTEFFKSDTVLALHPAKNKGNIKTGSAMLVGFEVSDLDSTVKTLKDKKVKFFKKLTNEPFGKHAIIKDPDGHLISIAEIKEKTAEGFDLIGFIGAE; encoded by the coding sequence GTGTCATTCAGCAAAGTCGGCGCCGTAATCCTGCTGGTTTCGGACATGGAGCGATCTGTCAAGTTTTATCGAGACACGCTCGGCCTTCCATTAAAGAACAAGTCGAAGGATTGGACAGAATTTTTCAAGAGCGATACCGTTCTGGCCCTTCACCCGGCAAAGAACAAAGGAAACATCAAAACAGGTTCAGCGATGCTGGTTGGATTTGAAGTCAGCGATCTTGATTCAACAGTGAAGACGCTTAAAGACAAGAAGGTAAAGTTCTTCAAAAAGCTTACAAATGAACCATTTGGCAAGCACGCAATCATCAAGGATCCGGACGGCCACCTGATTTCAATAGCAGAGATTAAGGAAAAGACAGCCGAAGGCTTTGACCTCATAGGCTTCATCGGTGCCGAGTAG
- a CDS encoding methyltransferase, which produces MAFGYLKRSGDNFLLRSKLGEVLLDKSSHEFLGGQFSYLTLRSLEYGKMDELFHTGKASSATGSFEAIDAATEWDHEAFLRLIKRNRQIGTLLERGCKFLDVGCGSGGLLQKLVRMYPKTQFTGIDPSEKAIELARKRLGGTASLYPLSGCDMAFSEEFDLIYCGEVLYSVSEKDKFLSRCREALSPGGSIVIVEGLIPARPRNPAGPEDLLIFGMQLDFALQGARFLRTDEISGLLSRAAFGSIRLTNLGGRLYLITARK; this is translated from the coding sequence GTGGCGTTTGGATACCTGAAGAGAAGTGGCGACAACTTTTTGTTAAGAAGCAAGTTGGGAGAAGTTCTACTCGACAAGAGCAGTCATGAATTCCTAGGTGGTCAGTTTTCCTATCTGACACTAAGAAGCCTAGAGTACGGCAAGATGGACGAACTCTTTCACACAGGGAAAGCTTCATCTGCCACCGGATCCTTTGAGGCAATCGATGCGGCTACCGAGTGGGACCACGAAGCTTTCCTGCGACTAATCAAAAGGAACAGACAGATAGGCACGTTGCTTGAAAGGGGCTGCAAGTTCCTTGATGTGGGCTGCGGCTCCGGCGGTCTCCTTCAAAAGCTCGTTAGAATGTATCCAAAGACACAATTCACCGGAATCGACCCTTCAGAGAAAGCCATTGAATTAGCCCGGAAGCGCTTGGGTGGCACGGCTTCTCTCTACCCTCTTTCTGGTTGTGACATGGCCTTTTCCGAGGAGTTTGATTTGATATACTGCGGCGAGGTGCTTTACTCTGTCAGTGAAAAGGACAAGTTCTTGTCGAGGTGTCGTGAGGCCCTTTCGCCCGGCGGGAGCATCGTGATTGTTGAAGGGCTGATTCCAGCCAGGCCGAGGAATCCTGCAGGGCCGGAAGACCTTTTGATCTTTGGGATGCAATTAGACTTTGCGCTTCAGGGCGCCCGCTTTCTTCGGACCGACGAAATTTCCGGCCTATTAAGTCGGGCAGCCTTTGGAAGTATCAGATTGACAAATCTCGGAGGAAGGCTGTACCTTATTACAGCCCGCAAATAG
- a CDS encoding DUF359 domain-containing protein, giving the protein MPISNDLLLELKKPFGKLILDTEVTKERLLEELDGSSGSITVGDATLDRMNEFGLFADLSIVDGKERRFSRAIPQLTGKVALFNCSNPAGTITDEAIKTINESLESLPARIVVRGEEDLLALAVCALAPEGFVVLYGQPHEGLVAVKLSEENKRRAALLMDRVIHENK; this is encoded by the coding sequence ATGCCGATATCAAATGACCTTTTACTGGAACTAAAAAAGCCATTTGGCAAACTAATTCTTGACACTGAGGTTACAAAAGAGCGCCTGCTAGAGGAGCTTGACGGCAGCAGTGGCAGCATTACGGTGGGCGATGCAACGCTAGACCGCATGAACGAGTTTGGTTTGTTCGCGGATTTGAGCATAGTTGACGGTAAAGAAAGGCGTTTCTCCAGGGCAATCCCCCAGCTAACCGGTAAGGTTGCATTGTTTAACTGCTCGAATCCTGCCGGTACGATAACTGATGAGGCGATCAAAACAATCAACGAGTCGCTCGAATCGCTTCCTGCACGGATTGTTGTTCGGGGCGAGGAGGACCTGCTCGCGCTTGCAGTCTGCGCGTTGGCACCTGAAGGGTTTGTCGTCCTATACGGGCAACCTCATGAGGGACTCGTTGCTGTAAAACTGTCTGAAGAAAACAAACGCCGGGCTGCGCTGCTCATGGACAGGGTAATACACGAGAACAAGTGA
- a CDS encoding Mrp/NBP35 family ATP-binding protein, producing the protein MVTVDQVLGSLRKVVDPELHKDIVSMNMIKDLKIDGEKVAFTLELTTPACPFNSDIERDARNAISSLGINDLDMKVTARVMEGRAVSMDELLPSVKNIIAVASGKGGVGKTTVAVNLALSLGKSGAKVGLLDADIYGPSVPLMLGLTASPEVHENKIQPPVADGVKVISMGFFYEKSQQAGIYRGPIVSGIVKQFLTDVNWGELDYLIIDLPPGTGDAPLTIAQTIPITGILIVTTPQDVAMNVAVKAIGMFNKLNVPIIGVVENMSYLKCPNCDEQIYLFGKGGGRRISEEFNVPFIGEIPLHPQISLGSDTGKPAVLSEPESTQAQAFSKAAKAIAGRISVIASEMSSESEGAAAPAAPAVGNT; encoded by the coding sequence ATGGTAACTGTCGACCAAGTATTGGGGTCGCTTAGAAAAGTTGTGGATCCCGAGCTTCACAAGGACATTGTTTCTATGAACATGATAAAGGACCTAAAGATAGACGGTGAAAAGGTCGCATTCACTCTTGAACTGACCACGCCCGCATGCCCCTTCAATAGTGACATTGAACGCGACGCTCGAAATGCTATCTCGAGCCTGGGAATAAACGATCTTGACATGAAAGTGACTGCGCGGGTAATGGAAGGACGCGCTGTAAGTATGGATGAGCTGCTGCCTTCAGTAAAGAACATCATAGCTGTTGCAAGCGGTAAAGGTGGCGTCGGCAAGACCACCGTGGCCGTGAATCTTGCGCTTTCGCTGGGCAAGTCTGGTGCGAAGGTCGGGCTCCTTGATGCCGACATCTATGGACCAAGCGTTCCTCTCATGCTTGGCCTCACCGCATCGCCTGAGGTCCACGAAAACAAAATCCAGCCTCCGGTGGCTGATGGAGTGAAGGTCATCTCTATGGGCTTTTTTTACGAGAAGTCTCAGCAGGCCGGCATTTACCGGGGGCCAATAGTCTCCGGCATAGTCAAGCAATTCTTGACAGATGTGAACTGGGGAGAGCTGGATTACCTGATAATTGATTTGCCCCCCGGGACCGGGGACGCGCCGTTGACTATTGCCCAGACGATTCCTATCACAGGCATTCTAATCGTAACTACCCCTCAAGACGTCGCAATGAATGTGGCCGTCAAGGCGATTGGAATGTTCAACAAGTTAAACGTCCCTATAATCGGGGTAGTTGAAAACATGAGCTACCTGAAATGCCCGAACTGTGACGAACAGATATACCTGTTTGGAAAGGGAGGCGGCAGACGTATCAGCGAAGAATTCAATGTCCCGTTTATCGGCGAAATTCCGCTTCATCCCCAAATAAGCCTTGGAAGCGACACCGGCAAACCCGCAGTTCTTTCTGAACCCGAATCAACGCAGGCCCAGGCCTTCAGCAAGGCCGCAAAAGCTATTGCCGGAAGGATAAGCGTCATAGCCTCGGAAATGAGTTCAGAAAGCGAGGGTGCCGCGGCCCCCGCTGCGCCAGCGGTGGGCAACACTTAG
- a CDS encoding TFIIB-type zinc ribbon-containing protein translates to MAYRLSANETPEKCQLCSGTSIVYDSETTEAICSSCGMVVRDNVESMGPEWRSYTTEDIQSKSRTGMPSSLAFHDMGLSTFISYSNVDANGVAISAEQRSKVQRMRRWNKISSNNRSYHRNLKNAFAILSTVKDKLSLNEILIEKAAYNYRKALDKHIIKGRSIRALIVASVYASCRDLAVPRTLEEIATAANTDPIFAGKCYRLLVQNLELQLPVIDSNKYLARIANKAKIGERTYRRALEMLSVMKNNPVSHGKDPNALAVAVLYAACMREGESVSQAQIAVAGDISIVTLRKRFQDVRRVFPTEFP, encoded by the coding sequence ATGGCTTACAGACTATCTGCAAACGAAACACCTGAAAAGTGTCAGCTTTGCAGCGGAACGTCAATCGTATACGACTCTGAAACAACCGAGGCCATCTGCTCGTCCTGCGGAATGGTAGTACGCGACAACGTCGAATCAATGGGCCCAGAATGGCGTTCCTATACCACAGAAGACATACAGAGCAAAAGCAGAACCGGTATGCCCTCGTCTCTTGCATTTCACGATATGGGTCTCTCGACCTTTATCTCATACTCAAACGTGGACGCAAACGGAGTTGCAATCAGCGCGGAGCAGCGAAGCAAGGTTCAGCGAATGCGTCGCTGGAACAAAATTTCGAGCAACAACCGCAGCTACCACAGGAACCTGAAAAACGCGTTTGCAATACTCTCCACGGTTAAGGACAAGTTATCGCTGAATGAAATTTTGATAGAAAAAGCTGCCTACAACTACAGAAAGGCACTCGACAAGCACATCATCAAGGGCAGGTCAATTAGGGCACTCATCGTGGCATCGGTGTATGCCTCCTGTCGTGACCTCGCGGTGCCAAGAACACTAGAAGAAATCGCGACCGCTGCCAACACAGACCCGATATTTGCGGGCAAATGCTACAGGTTGCTAGTGCAGAATCTGGAGCTCCAGCTTCCTGTAATTGATTCAAACAAGTACCTTGCCAGAATTGCAAACAAGGCCAAGATAGGCGAGCGCACATACAGGAGGGCACTTGAAATGCTCTCCGTTATGAAAAACAACCCGGTTTCGCACGGCAAAGATCCAAACGCTCTTGCAGTTGCCGTGCTGTATGCGGCGTGTATGAGAGAAGGAGAAAGCGTTAGCCAAGCTCAGATTGCTGTTGCAGGTGACATCAGCATCGTCACGCTGCGGAAGCGGTTCCAAGACGTGAGGCGGGTCTTTCCTACCGAGTTTCCATAG
- a CDS encoding DNA-directed RNA polymerase yields the protein MFSIVHMSDVVRIPPNRLTNSLKDAAIQILKEKYESMISPDVGYVIMITDAQTSSTGKLVAGDGATYHKVLFKALTFFPKLQEIVEGEVVEITDFGAFVRIGPTDALLHLSQITDDYLKSDVKQGVILANQSARSLKIGSKIRARITAVSLGKGSGMGKIGITCRQPFLGALEWVQEEIKKAKAGAATGSPPAAPAAKSKKGSEAKA from the coding sequence ATGTTTTCAATCGTGCACATGAGCGACGTGGTTAGGATACCTCCCAACCGGTTAACAAACTCACTCAAAGATGCAGCGATCCAGATTCTCAAAGAGAAATATGAGAGCATGATCAGCCCGGACGTCGGTTACGTGATCATGATAACTGATGCGCAAACCAGCTCGACCGGCAAGCTGGTTGCTGGCGACGGCGCAACCTACCACAAAGTGTTGTTTAAGGCTTTGACTTTTTTCCCGAAATTGCAAGAGATAGTCGAAGGCGAAGTAGTTGAAATCACCGACTTTGGTGCGTTCGTAAGGATTGGTCCAACTGACGCACTGCTGCATCTCTCGCAGATTACAGACGACTACCTGAAGAGCGATGTCAAGCAGGGAGTTATACTTGCCAACCAGTCCGCCCGGTCGCTGAAGATAGGCTCAAAAATCCGCGCGAGGATTACGGCGGTGAGCCTGGGCAAGGGATCAGGAATGGGCAAGATAGGCATCACATGCCGTCAGCCGTTCCTGGGCGCTCTTGAATGGGTTCAGGAAGAGATCAAGAAGGCAAAGGCGGGCGCAGCCACAGGCAGCCCTCCCGCCGCTCCTGCTGCAAAGTCAAAGAAAGGTAGCGAGGCGAAGGCCTGA
- the spt4 gene encoding transcription elongation factor subunit Spt4: protein MAKEKACRKCKVITTGKVCPNCKSTDLSPDWSGIILVFDPARSLVAKTLEITTPNKYALKVS from the coding sequence ATGGCAAAGGAAAAGGCATGCCGCAAGTGCAAAGTTATCACTACAGGCAAGGTCTGCCCAAACTGCAAGTCGACCGATCTTAGTCCTGACTGGTCAGGGATTATCCTGGTATTTGACCCAGCTAGGTCGCTGGTCGCAAAAACCCTAGAGATTACAACCCCGAACAAATATGCCTTGAAGGTATCCTAG
- the nadC gene encoding carboxylating nicotinate-nucleotide diphosphorylase produces the protein MLQLRSTLEGFLREDIGAGDITSQALLPPDLNSEAFIICKAERRQKPVLSGLLEARLIFEICGCKCTTRFSDGAELSTGDRVLEIFGPASAILKAERTALNLVMRMSGIATETRRLKSRLGRNSKVEILATRKTAPGLRYFDKKAVLAGGGGTHRMRLDDMVLIKDNHLQAVGSVSESIQRARSAVGRSIKVECEARTQEEALSAVESGADIVMLDNFTPSQCRATIRAITKLGLRNKVQIELSGGINAGNARLFAASKPDYISAGYLTHSAPAVDFSLEIP, from the coding sequence TTGCTTCAGCTTAGAAGTACACTTGAGGGTTTTCTCCGCGAGGACATTGGAGCAGGAGACATCACAAGCCAAGCCCTACTTCCTCCCGACCTTAATTCCGAGGCTTTCATAATCTGCAAGGCCGAGCGGAGGCAGAAGCCGGTCCTTTCCGGCCTCCTTGAGGCTCGGCTCATTTTTGAAATCTGTGGCTGCAAGTGCACAACTAGGTTTTCCGACGGAGCCGAGCTTTCGACTGGAGACAGGGTACTCGAAATTTTCGGTCCGGCTTCAGCCATCCTCAAGGCTGAGCGCACAGCCCTCAACCTCGTGATGCGAATGAGTGGCATTGCAACCGAGACACGCAGGCTCAAGAGCCGGCTGGGCAGAAATTCAAAGGTAGAAATCCTCGCCACCCGAAAGACGGCGCCGGGGCTTCGTTATTTTGACAAGAAGGCGGTGCTGGCCGGCGGAGGCGGCACTCACAGGATGAGGCTGGACGATATGGTCCTTATCAAGGACAACCATTTGCAGGCAGTCGGCTCTGTCAGTGAGTCCATCCAAAGGGCGCGGTCGGCTGTCGGCAGGTCTATCAAGGTCGAATGCGAAGCGAGGACTCAGGAGGAGGCACTCTCTGCGGTCGAGTCGGGCGCCGATATTGTCATGCTCGACAACTTTACCCCGTCGCAGTGCAGGGCAACAATCCGTGCGATCACAAAGCTCGGGCTGCGTAATAAGGTGCAAATTGAACTGTCCGGCGGAATCAACGCCGGCAATGCGCGACTCTTTGCAGCGTCAAAGCCCGATTACATATCAGCAGGCTACCTGACGCATTCCGCGCCGGCAGTTGACTTTAGTCTAGAGATCCCCTAA
- the nadA gene encoding quinolinate synthase NadA, producing MTMLAVDYKSRILELKREKNAVILAHNYQLPEVQDIADYVGDSLALSKNASGTEADLIIFCGVHFMAETASIISPKKKVLIPDLEAGCSLASTINAHELAAWKAEHPDAVVVSYVNTSAEVKALSDYCCTSANAVKVVNSIPADRKVLFLPDLFLGAYVAETTGRKNMYIWPGECHVHAGIKAEDINAMLSTFRNAEFLVHPECSCTSSTMYHISKGDLAKTGHILSTEGMMKYARSSESKQFVVATETGILHRMSKENPDKEFIPIRRDAVCKYMKKITLEKVYHSLLEDRYEVKVPEETAKRARSAIDRMLAIS from the coding sequence ATGACGATGCTCGCTGTTGATTACAAAAGCCGTATCCTGGAACTGAAGCGTGAAAAAAACGCAGTTATTCTCGCGCACAACTACCAGCTCCCAGAGGTCCAAGACATCGCTGACTACGTCGGCGATTCACTGGCGCTTTCGAAAAATGCGTCGGGGACTGAGGCAGATTTGATAATTTTCTGCGGCGTGCATTTCATGGCAGAGACTGCATCGATAATCTCACCCAAAAAGAAAGTCCTCATTCCTGACCTGGAGGCGGGATGCTCCCTTGCTTCAACTATAAATGCTCACGAACTTGCTGCCTGGAAAGCCGAGCACCCCGATGCTGTGGTGGTGAGTTATGTCAATACTTCCGCCGAGGTTAAGGCGTTATCGGACTATTGCTGCACATCTGCAAACGCCGTCAAGGTTGTGAATTCTATTCCTGCTGATAGAAAGGTCCTGTTTCTGCCAGACCTTTTCCTCGGTGCGTACGTCGCCGAGACCACTGGCAGGAAGAACATGTACATCTGGCCAGGTGAATGCCATGTCCATGCAGGGATCAAGGCCGAAGACATCAACGCCATGCTATCTACGTTCAGAAACGCCGAATTCTTGGTTCATCCCGAATGCAGTTGCACCTCATCGACCATGTATCATATTTCAAAGGGAGACCTCGCCAAGACAGGACACATACTTTCTACAGAGGGAATGATGAAATACGCTCGCTCTTCGGAATCAAAGCAGTTTGTCGTTGCGACTGAGACTGGCATTTTGCACCGAATGTCAAAGGAGAATCCAGACAAGGAGTTCATCCCCATCCGCAGAGATGCTGTCTGCAAGTACATGAAAAAGATAACCCTCGAAAAGGTCTACCATTCGCTTCTTGAGGACCGCTACGAGGTCAAGGTGCCAGAGGAAACGGCTAAACGTGCACGCAGCGCAATCGATCGTATGCTGGCTATATCTTAG
- a CDS encoding 30S ribosomal protein S30e, translated as MPTHGSLTKAGKVRGQTPKIQAKPRTSPTAKLRNKDNFIKRFEKKRQPGQKKPERRGGGRR; from the coding sequence TTGCCAACACACGGCTCGCTTACAAAGGCCGGCAAGGTTAGAGGTCAGACTCCTAAGATCCAGGCAAAGCCTCGTACAAGTCCAACGGCAAAACTGAGAAACAAGGACAATTTCATAAAGAGATTTGAAAAAAAGAGACAGCCGGGGCAGAAGAAGCCTGAGCGACGAGGCGGCGGAAGAAGGTAA
- a CDS encoding aspartate dehydrogenase, giving the protein MKARRIGVFGCGTIGSELARVVDSGSIRNAQLDSLFDINKDTAARLKSSLASKPAVPHTEDGFFRGNFDLVIEAASQQAARSIVVRCLEEERDVMLMSAGALADAEFLELVSTASSKSGARVYIPSGAVGGIDAIRSVRHLIDSITITSTKNPRALSGAPYFEKSNTKAESISGTTLLYEGSAEDAVKLFPANVNIAAVVSLAGIGARRTMVRVIADPSSSRNTHEIRLTGGFGEINLLMNNVPSPSNPKTSYLAVLSAIECLRSICEGGIKVGS; this is encoded by the coding sequence TTGAAGGCTAGACGTATAGGCGTTTTTGGTTGCGGCACCATTGGTTCAGAATTAGCGCGAGTGGTTGACTCTGGCAGCATCCGCAATGCTCAACTTGACTCGCTTTTTGACATAAATAAAGACACGGCTGCTCGGCTAAAGTCCTCGTTGGCGTCCAAGCCGGCAGTTCCACATACGGAAGATGGATTCTTTCGGGGAAATTTCGATCTTGTGATCGAGGCCGCTTCTCAGCAGGCTGCCCGGTCTATCGTGGTTCGATGCCTTGAAGAGGAAAGGGATGTGATGTTAATGAGCGCGGGAGCTCTTGCTGATGCAGAATTTCTTGAACTCGTTTCGACTGCCTCCAGCAAATCAGGCGCGCGCGTGTATATTCCGTCTGGAGCAGTTGGAGGAATAGATGCGATAAGGTCTGTTCGCCACCTTATTGATTCGATAACCATCACTAGCACAAAGAACCCAAGGGCCCTTTCCGGGGCTCCTTATTTTGAAAAGTCAAACACCAAGGCTGAATCGATAAGTGGCACTACTCTCCTCTATGAAGGCAGCGCAGAAGATGCCGTGAAACTGTTTCCTGCCAACGTAAACATCGCGGCCGTCGTCAGCCTTGCGGGAATCGGAGCTAGGCGAACCATGGTGAGAGTCATTGCGGACCCTTCGTCGTCTCGAAATACTCACGAGATAAGACTCACGGGGGGCTTTGGAGAGATCAACTTGCTAATGAACAATGTTCCAAGCCCTTCAAATCCCAAAACGAGCTACCTGGCAGTCCTTTCTGCGATAGAATGCCTCAGGTCCATATGCGAAGGCGGAATAAAGGTAGGTTCGTGA
- a CDS encoding cupredoxin domain-containing protein has product MSNTGNAASPGGSDFNGILLVAENNAFNDTNPDIHAHAGVPLKVVISNKDFVRHDFIVDKLNINTAYLRTDQEFTTAIASQSPGVFEYYCSLHPAQMRGKVIIS; this is encoded by the coding sequence ATGAGCAACACTGGCAATGCAGCCAGCCCCGGAGGAAGCGATTTCAATGGAATCTTGCTGGTCGCGGAAAACAATGCCTTTAACGATACCAACCCCGATATCCATGCCCACGCAGGGGTGCCACTCAAAGTTGTAATATCAAATAAGGACTTTGTACGGCATGATTTTATCGTCGACAAGCTAAACATCAATACGGCCTATCTTCGGACCGACCAGGAATTTACAACAGCCATCGCATCGCAAAGTCCGGGAGTTTTTGAATATTACTGTTCGCTGCACCCCGCTCAGATGCGCGGCAAGGTAATCATTAGCTGA